The Armatimonadota bacterium genome contains the following window.
ACGGGCGGTGGGGCTCTCGGCCGTGCAGACCATGCGCTTCGTCGTCCTGCCGCAGGCGGTGAAGAACATGATCCCGGCGCTGGTGGGCCAGTTCATCAGCCTGTTCAAGGACACCTCCCTTACGGTGATCATCGGACTCTCCGACCTGGTGGGCACGGGGCGGGCGCTGCTGGCCATCACCGCGTACCTGCACGACACGCAGGAGGTCTACGTCTTCCTGCTGGTGGTCTATTTCGTCTTCTCCTACCTGCTCTCGTACGGCAGCCGGGTGCTGGAGAAACGCCTGGGGCTGGGCGAGCGCTAGGAGGAAATCCGGGATTCGCACGGCATGATCCCGCGGGCCTGCCCCCCCGGTTCGGACCCGTGGACTGCGGCATTGATCAATGAGGCGCCGGGAGCGCTACAATAGGGGTGACAGGTTATGACGGCGACCCAGGCTCCAACCACAGCACCCGCGGCGGCTCATCCGGCCCGCTCCGGGGAGCCCATCATCCTGCTGCAGGACGTGCACAAGTGGTTCGGCCGCCTGCATGTCCTGCGCGGCATCAACCTGCAGGTGTGGCCGGGCGAGGTGGTGGTGGTGGCCGGCCCCTCCGGTTCGGGCAAGTCCACCATGATCCGCTGCATCAATCGCCTGGAGCGGCACAACCGCGGGCGCATTGTCGTGGACAGCATCGAACTCACCGACGACCTGCGCAACGTGGACGCGGTGCGCAGCGAGGTGGGGATGGTCTTCCAGTCGTTCAACCTCTTTCCCCACCTCACCGCGCTGCAGAACATCACCCTGGCCCCCATCCAGGTGCGCCGCTGGCCGCGGGCCCGGGCGGAGCGCGTGGCCATGGAGCTGCTGGAGCGGGTGGGCATACCGGAGAAAGCGCACGCCTATCCGGCCCAGCTCTCCGGGGGACAGCAGCAGCGGGTGGCCATCGCCCGCGCCCTGGCCATGAACCCCAAGATCATGCTCTTTGACGAGCCCACCTCGGCCCTGGACCCGGAGATGATCCAGGAGGTGCTGGACGTCATGCGCGGGCTGGCCAAGGAGCGCGGCGTGACCATGATCGTGGTCACCCACGAGATGGGATTCGCCCGCGAAGTGGCTCACCGCATGGTCTTCATGGATGAAGGGGTGATCGTGGAGGAGGGGACCCCCGAGCACTTCTTCACCAACCCCCGGCACGAGCGCACCAAACTCTTCCTCTCTAAGATCCTGCACCAGTGACCGACGCCCCCGCGGGAACCGGAACGCCGCCCGGCGACATCATCGACGCGCACCTGCACCTGACCACCGAGGGGATGATCCGGCGCATGATGGAGCGGCCGCCGGCCATCCGGGAGGAGGCGCGGCGGCGCAGCCGCGTCCGCGGTATGACCCTGGAGGAGCGGCTGCAGCCGGTGGCAGGGGTTACTCTAGAACAACACGCCGCCGCCTGGCTGGCTGCCTTCGACCAGGCGGGGGTGGCCGGCGGCGTCTTCATTGCCGTGGGCGAGGCCAACGAGGAGATGGCCCGATTCGTCGCCCTGAACCCGCGGCGGCTGCATGGAGTGGGGTCGCTGGCCGACCCGCGCCATCCGGATGCGGCGCGCACCGTGCGCACCTTCCGGGCCCGGGGGCTGTGCGCCCTGAAGCTCTACCCGCCCATCCAGCGGTTCCTGGCCAACGACCGCATGCTTTACCCGATCTACGAGGCCTGCGCGGAGCAGGAGCTGCCGGTGATCTTCCACTTCGGCATCACCGTG
Protein-coding sequences here:
- a CDS encoding amino acid ABC transporter ATP-binding protein translates to MTATQAPTTAPAAAHPARSGEPIILLQDVHKWFGRLHVLRGINLQVWPGEVVVVAGPSGSGKSTMIRCINRLERHNRGRIVVDSIELTDDLRNVDAVRSEVGMVFQSFNLFPHLTALQNITLAPIQVRRWPRARAERVAMELLERVGIPEKAHAYPAQLSGGQQQRVAIARALAMNPKIMLFDEPTSALDPEMIQEVLDVMRGLAKERGVTMIVVTHEMGFAREVAHRMVFMDEGVIVEEGTPEHFFTNPRHERTKLFLSKILHQ
- a CDS encoding amidohydrolase family protein, with product MTDAPAGTGTPPGDIIDAHLHLTTEGMIRRMMERPPAIREEARRRSRVRGMTLEERLQPVAGVTLEQHAAAWLAAFDQAGVAGGVFIAVGEANEEMARFVALNPRRLHGVGSLADPRHPDAARTVRTFRARGLCALKLYPPIQRFLANDRMLYPIYEACAEQELPVIFHFGITVGAFYDLSYASPLPLSAVVREFPEVTFIIAHFGAGFFRETLFLAYHTDNVCVDTSGTNNWRHYSPGEPSLEQVFRDTLRAFGPERVLFGTDSTVWGGYRHHILHEQVEVLDGLGVTAADRARILGDNARRVFHL